A region of Cyanobium sp. ATX 6F1 DNA encodes the following proteins:
- the glyS gene encoding glycine--tRNA ligase subunit beta, which produces MATFLLEIGTEELPADFVRLALPQLEAAVRRDLNELRLAHGSLRSLGTPRRLAVQVEGLPAGQEDLLEERKGPPLAQAIVNGEPTQAAIGFARRCGIETSELEIRETPKGAFVFARQRSIGLPSAELLVERIPSWITDLQGRRFMRWGEGEIRFSRPVRWLVALLDATLLEFQLEGSDPPLRSTRHSRGHRLLAESVPLEHAESYASSLAAAGVQVDRLERARWIRQALEQAAEERGARLDLPSELFDELVDLVESPRLIEGSIAERYLALPPEVLSTVMRLHQRYVPLIHAEAPSDPLALSAEGRLLPSFLCIGNGLESAASTVRRGNERVLKARLADAEFFLRSDRSLSSERRLDELDRVTFAEGLGSLLDRSRRLEWLTELLLEALPLEGDVCAHARRAAQLCKHDLVSQLVGEFPELQGVIGAKLLLAEGEPREVALAVLEHYLPRGAGDDLPSSAAGAVVAMAERLELLLSIYAKGERPTGSSDPYALRRAGNGLLQILWERGWALDLGAMLRRACAHWHDLFPAFAVEAGALSGELSRFLRQRLLSLLEEQGFAPDLVQAVAGETVPLNRLLTNPSDALGRVRLLAELRLEGRLAAVQAVVQRASRLAEKASLASDVLSPEGVVDPALFESVSEQGVLDVLVGLQPTAAPSGRAMGSDRYRQLAANLADGAAALAAFFDGDTSVMVMSDDPAVRTNRLNLLAVLRNQASVLADFSRLAG; this is translated from the coding sequence GTGGCCACCTTCCTGCTGGAAATCGGCACCGAGGAACTTCCGGCGGATTTTGTTCGTCTCGCCTTGCCCCAGCTGGAGGCGGCTGTTCGCCGCGACCTGAACGAACTGCGGCTCGCCCATGGGAGCCTGCGCAGCCTGGGCACACCCCGGCGACTGGCGGTGCAGGTGGAGGGGTTGCCGGCGGGCCAGGAGGATCTGCTGGAGGAACGCAAGGGACCACCGCTGGCCCAGGCGATCGTCAATGGCGAGCCCACTCAGGCGGCCATCGGCTTCGCTCGCCGCTGCGGCATCGAAACCTCCGAGCTGGAGATTCGCGAGACCCCCAAAGGTGCCTTCGTGTTCGCCCGCCAGCGCTCGATCGGACTCCCCAGCGCTGAGTTGCTGGTGGAGCGCATCCCCAGCTGGATCACGGATCTGCAGGGGCGCCGCTTCATGCGCTGGGGCGAAGGGGAGATCCGCTTCAGCCGCCCGGTGCGCTGGCTGGTGGCCCTGCTCGATGCGACCTTGCTCGAATTCCAGCTCGAGGGCAGTGATCCTCCGCTCAGGAGCACCCGCCACAGCCGTGGCCATCGGCTGCTGGCCGAGAGCGTTCCCCTGGAGCACGCCGAGTCCTACGCCAGCTCGCTGGCGGCGGCGGGGGTGCAGGTGGATCGGCTCGAACGTGCGCGCTGGATCCGTCAGGCGCTGGAGCAGGCCGCCGAGGAGCGTGGCGCCCGCCTTGACCTGCCCAGCGAACTGTTCGATGAGCTGGTCGATCTGGTGGAGTCCCCCAGACTGATTGAGGGCAGCATCGCCGAGCGCTACCTGGCCCTGCCGCCGGAGGTGCTCTCCACGGTGATGCGTCTGCACCAGCGCTACGTGCCCCTGATCCATGCCGAGGCGCCCAGCGATCCCCTGGCCCTCAGCGCCGAGGGGCGGCTGCTGCCGAGCTTTCTCTGCATCGGCAATGGCCTGGAATCAGCCGCCAGCACCGTGAGGCGCGGCAACGAGCGGGTGCTCAAGGCCCGGCTCGCCGATGCCGAATTCTTCCTGCGCTCCGACCGCAGCTTGAGCAGTGAGCGCCGCCTGGATGAACTCGATCGGGTGACCTTCGCCGAAGGCCTGGGCAGCCTGCTCGATCGCTCCCGGCGCCTGGAGTGGCTCACGGAGCTGTTGCTCGAAGCCCTGCCCCTGGAGGGCGACGTCTGCGCCCATGCACGGCGGGCGGCCCAGCTGTGCAAGCACGATCTGGTCAGCCAGCTGGTGGGTGAATTCCCCGAATTGCAGGGGGTGATCGGCGCCAAGTTGCTGCTCGCCGAAGGGGAGCCGCGGGAGGTGGCCCTGGCGGTGCTGGAGCATTACCTGCCACGGGGTGCCGGCGATGACCTGCCGAGCTCGGCCGCTGGGGCGGTGGTGGCCATGGCCGAGCGCCTGGAGCTGCTGCTGAGCATCTACGCCAAGGGGGAGCGGCCCACGGGTTCCTCCGATCCCTATGCCCTGCGACGTGCCGGCAACGGGCTGCTGCAGATTCTTTGGGAGCGAGGCTGGGCTTTGGATCTGGGTGCCATGCTCCGTCGCGCCTGCGCCCACTGGCACGACCTCTTCCCGGCCTTTGCTGTGGAGGCGGGGGCCCTCAGCGGCGAGCTGAGCCGATTCCTGCGTCAGCGGCTCCTGAGCCTGCTGGAGGAGCAGGGCTTCGCCCCCGATCTGGTGCAGGCGGTGGCGGGGGAGACCGTGCCGCTGAATCGGCTCCTCACCAACCCGAGCGATGCCCTCGGCCGCGTCCGCCTGCTGGCGGAACTGCGGCTGGAGGGACGGCTGGCGGCGGTGCAGGCCGTGGTGCAGCGGGCCTCGCGGCTGGCGGAGAAGGCCAGCCTGGCCAGCGATGTGCTCAGCCCCGAGGGTGTGGTGGATCCCGCCCTGTTCGAATCCGTCAGCGAGCAGGGCGTGCTGGATGTGCTGGTGGGACTTCAGCCCACGGCCGCCCCTTCGGGCCGCGCCATGGGCAGCGACCGCTACCGGCAGCTGGCGGCTAATCTGGCCGATGGGGCGGCGGCCCTGGCGGCCTTCTTCGATGGCGACACCAGCGTGATGGTGATGAGCGACGATCCCGCCGTGCGCACCAACCGCCTGAACCTGTTGGCGGTGCTGCGCAACCAGGCCTCCGTGCTCGCGGACTTCAGCCGTCTGGCGGGCTGA
- the sir gene encoding sulfite reductase, ferredoxin dependent, whose protein sequence is MTVTSEPTKAPSKFERLKAESGHLREPMASELTNTSQHFTEPAVQILKFHGSYQQDNRDNRQKGKEKDWQMMLRLRSPGGRIPVPLYLAIDELSDRLGNGTLRATTRQTFQMHGIAKGDLKEVIATILRHMGSTLATCGDINRNVMAPAAPFEGGGYPAARQLAERINDLLLPQAAEGAYLDIWLDGELSHRIKPTAGIRKLRTSPAQGPVFSGDGAEPIYGDTYLPRKFKIAVTVPGDNSVDLLTQDIGLVAFSDTKGRLKGCNVYVGGGMGRTHNKEETFARIADPLGYVAAADVLPLLQSIVALQRDHGDREQRRHARMKYLIHDRGIDWFRLELGRYFSSTLLPLKAEPKRKLVDYLGWHRQGNGLWFVGLPVLSGRLQGELKRGLRDLIATYQLDVRLTPNQDLLLCNIASSQRSSVRTALEALGFARPEAPPPLARHALACPALPNCGLAVTEAERILPNVLDRLDRQLKRLGIDRSVLVRVTGCPNGCARPYMAEIGLVGTADGDYQLWLGGSPGLTRLAEPYIFRMPLVVLEPILEPLFLAWQSTGLGTSFGDFVTRLGNDEVWKLLNQGDAASLPARP, encoded by the coding sequence GTGACCGTCACCTCTGAGCCGACCAAGGCTCCGAGCAAGTTCGAACGCCTCAAGGCGGAAAGCGGACACCTGCGCGAACCGATGGCGAGCGAACTGACCAACACGAGTCAGCATTTCACCGAGCCGGCCGTTCAGATCCTCAAGTTCCACGGCAGTTATCAGCAGGACAACCGCGACAACCGCCAGAAGGGCAAGGAAAAGGACTGGCAGATGATGCTGCGGCTGCGCAGCCCCGGTGGCCGCATCCCTGTGCCGCTCTATCTGGCCATCGATGAACTCTCTGACCGGCTCGGCAACGGCACCTTGCGGGCCACCACCCGTCAGACCTTTCAGATGCATGGCATCGCCAAGGGTGACCTCAAGGAGGTGATCGCCACCATCCTGCGCCACATGGGCTCCACCCTGGCCACCTGCGGTGACATCAACCGCAATGTGATGGCCCCGGCCGCTCCGTTCGAGGGCGGTGGTTATCCGGCCGCCCGCCAGTTGGCTGAGCGCATCAACGACCTCCTCTTGCCCCAGGCGGCCGAGGGGGCCTACCTCGACATCTGGCTCGACGGTGAGCTCAGCCACCGCATCAAGCCCACTGCTGGGATTCGCAAGCTGCGCACGAGCCCGGCTCAAGGACCCGTGTTCAGCGGCGATGGGGCCGAACCCATCTACGGCGACACCTACCTGCCGCGCAAGTTCAAGATCGCCGTCACCGTTCCAGGCGACAACTCCGTCGACCTGCTCACCCAGGACATCGGACTGGTGGCCTTCAGCGACACCAAGGGGCGTCTCAAGGGTTGCAACGTCTATGTCGGTGGCGGCATGGGCCGTACCCACAACAAGGAGGAAACCTTCGCCCGAATCGCCGATCCGCTCGGTTATGTGGCCGCCGCCGATGTGCTGCCTCTGTTGCAGTCGATCGTGGCCCTGCAACGGGACCACGGTGATCGGGAGCAGCGCCGACATGCCCGCATGAAGTACCTGATCCACGACCGCGGCATCGACTGGTTCCGCCTCGAGCTGGGGCGCTACTTCAGCTCCACCCTGCTGCCGCTGAAGGCTGAGCCGAAACGCAAGCTCGTGGACTACCTGGGCTGGCACCGCCAGGGCAACGGCCTCTGGTTCGTGGGCCTGCCCGTGCTCAGCGGCCGCCTGCAGGGCGAGCTCAAGCGCGGCCTGCGTGATCTGATCGCCACCTACCAACTGGATGTGCGGCTGACACCCAACCAGGATCTGCTTCTCTGCAACATCGCCAGCAGCCAGCGCAGCAGCGTGCGCACCGCCCTCGAGGCGCTTGGCTTTGCCCGCCCAGAGGCGCCGCCGCCCCTGGCACGCCATGCCCTCGCTTGCCCGGCCCTGCCCAATTGCGGGCTGGCGGTGACGGAAGCCGAGCGGATCTTGCCGAATGTGCTTGATCGTCTGGACCGCCAGCTGAAACGCCTTGGGATCGATCGTTCCGTGCTCGTGCGTGTCACGGGCTGCCCGAACGGCTGCGCCAGGCCCTACATGGCGGAGATCGGCTTGGTGGGTACCGCTGACGGGGATTACCAGCTCTGGCTGGGGGGAAGTCCTGGACTCACCAGATTGGCCGAGCCATACATTTTCAGGATGCCCCTGGTGGTGCTCGAACCGATCCTCGAGCCCCTGTTCCTCGCTTGGCAGTCCACGGGCCTGGGCACAAGCTTCGGAGACTTCGTGACCCGGCTGGGCAACGATGAGGTCTGGAAGCTGCTCAACCAGGGGGATGCCGCCTCCTTGCCGGCGCGTCCATGA
- a CDS encoding M15 family metallopeptidase yields the protein MAPPRPWSAIPIQERQDPLQEIPAVLLRIEPHPYQVLGAPYGPGASPFRLRRAVVNRLVQAQSTLEALAPGLRLAIFDGWRPVAVQAFMVDHAVASTCQERGVDTGQPTPARLAIELEVARFWAPPSLDPATPPPHSTGAAVDLTLADAQGLPLNLGSPIDAIGAVSEPDHFAEAAASNPEAEAALWHGRRQLLLEVMVSAGFRRHPNEWWHFSHGDQLWAWLSGADAACYGRYLGEEGSS from the coding sequence ATGGCGCCACCTAGGCCCTGGAGCGCCATTCCGATCCAGGAGCGGCAGGATCCGCTGCAGGAGATCCCGGCGGTGCTGCTGCGGATCGAACCCCATCCCTACCAGGTCCTGGGGGCCCCCTACGGTCCTGGAGCCTCCCCGTTTCGACTTCGCCGGGCGGTGGTGAACAGGCTGGTGCAGGCTCAGTCGACTCTTGAAGCCCTCGCCCCGGGGCTGCGCCTGGCGATCTTCGATGGCTGGCGTCCGGTGGCCGTGCAGGCCTTCATGGTCGATCACGCCGTGGCCAGCACCTGCCAAGAGCGGGGAGTCGATACCGGCCAGCCCACCCCGGCACGCTTGGCGATCGAGCTGGAGGTGGCCCGCTTCTGGGCGCCGCCAAGCCTTGATCCCGCCACGCCGCCACCCCACAGCACCGGCGCCGCAGTGGACCTCACCCTGGCCGATGCCCAGGGGCTGCCGTTGAATCTGGGCTCCCCCATCGACGCCATCGGGGCCGTATCGGAACCTGACCACTTCGCTGAGGCCGCCGCTTCGAACCCTGAAGCTGAGGCCGCCCTCTGGCACGGCCGGCGTCAGTTGCTCCTTGAGGTGATGGTCTCAGCGGGCTTTCGCCGTCACCCGAACGAGTGGTGGCATTTCAGCCATGGCGATCAGCTCTGGGCGTGGCTCTCGGGGGCCGATGCCGCCTGCTACGGCCGCTACCTGGGCGAGGAGGGATCATCCTGA
- the recG gene encoding ATP-dependent DNA helicase RecG has protein sequence MVAGRQPGESPPALSGPTAEQEAWFLALQRSLELEAERGFADLTGRRERFSDFLARSCQQPPGGFPAGAQDNLMALAEGFGAYANLPLGRRQNLVRQCRERLHQLRQALHPPQTIGPPRLRLRPEASSPGSSGAEPAASGATIAADTPLAEIKGIGPRTATRLAALGLLVARDLVRYYPRDYLDYSNLLRIGDLVAGQTATVVATVRRCHVFNSPRNPNLSIQELQLQDITGRLKVSRFFAGRRFSALGWLKSQERQFPPGALVAVSGLVKEGPYGLSLQDPLIEVLESAKAPVRSERIGRLLPVYGLTEGLGADRLRQAIQSLLPAVKSWGDPVPRGLLQQEGLMDLPAALLQIHGPSDAEQLSASRRRLVFDEFLLLQLGLLRRRQELTSRPAPPLVLPAGEGGLVRRYLDLLPFALTGAQRRVLAEIRADLSRPQPMARLVQGDVGSGKTVVAVAALLTAVEAGHQGALMAPTEVLAEQHYNKLCEWMPQLHVTVALLTGSTPQPRRRALLQDLENGSLRLLVGTHALLEDPVRFDQLALVVVDEQHRFGVRQRNRLLAKGLQPHLLTMTATPIPRTLALSIHGDLDVSQIDELPPGRTPIQTRLLRPGGRSEAYELIRAQVRSGQRAYVVLPLVEESEKLDLLSAIEVHAQLQEQVFPELRVGLLHGRLSSADKQAAIGAFARGETDVLVSTTVVEVGVDVPEASVMVIDHAERFGLSQLHQLRGRVGRGAAASHCLLIDDSSNAGARQRLEVLVRSGDGFEIAEMDLRLRGPGQVLGTRQSGLPDLALASLCDDGAVLEQAREAARRLLAEDPTLERHPALAQALAEQRQRSSEAAQLN, from the coding sequence GTGGTTGCAGGACGACAACCAGGTGAATCCCCCCCAGCCCTGAGCGGTCCAACCGCTGAGCAGGAGGCCTGGTTCCTTGCGCTGCAACGCTCCCTGGAGCTGGAGGCGGAGCGGGGCTTCGCCGATCTCACCGGTCGCCGGGAACGGTTCAGCGACTTTCTGGCCCGCAGCTGCCAACAACCGCCGGGGGGGTTCCCCGCCGGTGCCCAGGACAATCTCATGGCCCTGGCGGAGGGGTTTGGCGCTTACGCCAACCTGCCCCTGGGCCGCCGCCAGAACCTGGTGCGCCAGTGCCGTGAGCGCCTGCACCAGCTTCGCCAGGCCCTGCACCCACCCCAGACGATCGGACCGCCCAGGCTGCGCCTTCGCCCTGAAGCCTCCAGTCCAGGGTCCAGCGGCGCTGAGCCTGCCGCCAGTGGTGCAACGATCGCTGCTGACACCCCGTTGGCGGAGATCAAGGGCATCGGCCCACGCACAGCCACCCGTCTGGCGGCCCTGGGATTGTTGGTGGCCCGCGACCTGGTGCGCTACTACCCCCGCGACTACCTCGACTATTCCAACCTGCTGCGCATCGGTGACCTCGTGGCGGGTCAGACCGCCACGGTGGTGGCGACGGTGCGTCGCTGCCATGTCTTCAACAGCCCCCGCAATCCCAACCTCTCGATCCAGGAGCTTCAGCTCCAGGACATCACCGGCAGGCTCAAGGTGTCGCGCTTCTTTGCCGGCCGGCGCTTCAGCGCTCTGGGCTGGCTCAAAAGCCAGGAGCGGCAGTTTCCGCCGGGTGCTCTGGTGGCGGTCAGCGGATTGGTCAAGGAAGGCCCCTACGGCCTGAGCCTGCAGGATCCCCTGATCGAAGTGCTCGAGAGCGCCAAGGCACCCGTGCGTTCGGAGCGCATCGGCCGCCTGTTGCCGGTCTACGGGCTCACCGAGGGTTTAGGAGCAGACCGGCTGCGCCAGGCGATCCAGTCGCTGTTACCGGCCGTGAAGAGCTGGGGGGATCCGGTGCCCAGGGGGCTGCTCCAACAAGAGGGGCTCATGGATCTGCCTGCGGCCCTCCTCCAGATCCACGGGCCCAGCGACGCCGAGCAGCTGAGCGCCAGCCGTCGACGCCTGGTGTTTGATGAATTTCTGCTGTTGCAGCTCGGCCTGCTCCGCCGCCGCCAGGAGCTCACCAGCCGCCCGGCCCCACCCCTGGTCCTGCCGGCCGGCGAGGGCGGTCTGGTGCGCCGGTACCTGGACCTGCTGCCCTTTGCCCTGACGGGGGCCCAGCGGCGGGTGCTGGCGGAAATCCGCGCCGATCTTTCGCGGCCCCAGCCCATGGCTCGTCTGGTCCAGGGGGATGTGGGCAGCGGCAAGACCGTTGTGGCGGTCGCCGCGCTGCTGACCGCCGTGGAGGCCGGTCACCAGGGGGCTCTGATGGCACCGACGGAAGTGCTGGCGGAGCAGCATTACAACAAGCTCTGCGAGTGGATGCCCCAGCTGCACGTGACCGTGGCGCTGCTCACCGGATCCACCCCCCAGCCCCGTCGGCGGGCCCTGTTGCAAGACCTGGAGAACGGCAGCCTGCGCCTGCTGGTGGGAACCCACGCCCTGCTGGAGGATCCCGTTCGCTTCGATCAGCTGGCTCTGGTGGTGGTCGATGAGCAGCATCGCTTCGGCGTGCGCCAGCGCAACCGCCTGCTGGCCAAGGGCCTGCAACCCCATCTGCTGACCATGACTGCCACACCGATTCCCCGCACCCTGGCGCTCTCGATTCACGGGGATCTGGATGTAAGCCAGATCGATGAATTGCCCCCCGGCCGCACGCCGATCCAAACCCGTCTGCTGCGGCCCGGGGGTCGCAGCGAAGCCTACGAACTGATCCGCGCACAGGTGCGCTCAGGCCAACGGGCCTACGTCGTGCTGCCGCTCGTGGAGGAATCGGAAAAACTCGACCTGCTCTCGGCCATCGAGGTCCATGCCCAGCTGCAGGAGCAGGTGTTCCCCGAGTTGCGGGTGGGTCTGCTCCATGGGCGTCTGAGCAGCGCCGACAAGCAGGCGGCGATCGGAGCCTTCGCGCGCGGCGAAACCGATGTACTGGTCTCCACCACGGTGGTGGAAGTGGGGGTGGATGTGCCGGAGGCCAGCGTGATGGTGATTGACCATGCCGAGCGCTTCGGCCTCTCTCAGCTGCACCAGCTGCGCGGTCGAGTGGGGCGGGGGGCGGCGGCCTCCCACTGCCTGCTGATCGACGACAGCAGCAACGCTGGCGCCCGCCAGCGCCTGGAGGTGTTGGTGCGCAGTGGCGATGGCTTTGAGATCGCCGAGATGGATCTGCGCCTGCGGGGCCCCGGCCAGGTGCTGGGCACGCGCCAGTCGGGGCTGCCGGATCTGGCCCTGGCCAGCCTGTGCGATGACGGAGCGGTGCTTGAGCAGGCCCGCGAGGCCGCCCGGCGCCTGCTGGCGGAGGACCCAACCCTGGAGCGCCATCCCGCCCTGGCCCAGGCCCTGGCCGAGCAGCGCCAGCGCAGCAGCGAAGCCGCCCAGCTCAATTAG
- the tsf gene encoding translation elongation factor Ts codes for MAEISAKLVKELRDKTGAGMMDCKKALTESGGDTTKATEWLRQKGIATAEKKSGRTAAEGAVGSYIHTGARVGVLVEVNCETDFVARGELFQELVRNVAMQIAACPNVEYVSTDQIPAEVAEREKAIELGRDDLAGKKEEMKLKIVEGRIGKRLKELALLDQPFIRDSAVTVGEMVKQAAGKTGENIQVRRFTRYTLGEGIEVASTDFVSEVAALSGKAA; via the coding sequence ATGGCTGAGATCTCAGCGAAACTTGTCAAGGAACTGCGCGACAAGACCGGCGCAGGGATGATGGATTGCAAGAAGGCGCTGACCGAGAGCGGCGGCGACACCACCAAGGCCACCGAGTGGCTGCGGCAGAAGGGCATCGCCACCGCCGAGAAGAAGTCCGGCCGCACGGCCGCCGAGGGTGCCGTCGGCAGTTACATCCACACCGGTGCCCGCGTCGGGGTGCTGGTCGAGGTCAACTGCGAAACCGACTTCGTCGCCAGGGGCGAGCTGTTCCAGGAACTGGTGCGCAACGTCGCGATGCAGATCGCCGCCTGCCCCAATGTGGAGTACGTCAGCACCGACCAGATTCCCGCCGAGGTGGCGGAGCGGGAGAAGGCGATCGAGCTGGGCCGCGATGACCTGGCTGGCAAGAAGGAAGAGATGAAGCTCAAGATCGTCGAGGGACGGATCGGCAAGCGCCTCAAGGAGCTGGCCCTGCTCGATCAACCGTTCATCCGCGACAGCGCCGTCACCGTGGGCGAGATGGTGAAGCAGGCCGCCGGCAAAACCGGCGAGAACATTCAGGTGCGCCGCTTCACCCGCTACACCCTCGGAGAGGGCATCGAAGTGGCCTCCACGGATTTCGTCTCCGAAGTCGCGGCCCTGAGCGGAAAGGCCGCCTGA
- the rpsB gene encoding 30S ribosomal protein S2, translated as MAVVTLAEMMEAGAHFGHQTRRWNPKMSRYIYCARNGVHIIDLVQTAVCMNNAYKWTRSAARSGKRFLFVGTKKQASEVIAQEATRCGASYVNQRWLGGMLTNWSTMRARIDRLKDLERMESSGAIALRPKKEAAVLRRELERLQKYLGGLKNMRRLPDVVVLVDQRRETNAVLEARKLDIPLVSMLDTNCDPDLADVPIPCNDDAVRSVQLVLGRLADAINEGRHGAQDQRGDDDEG; from the coding sequence ATGGCTGTTGTCACACTCGCTGAAATGATGGAGGCGGGTGCCCACTTCGGGCACCAAACGCGCCGCTGGAACCCCAAGATGTCGCGCTACATCTATTGCGCGCGCAACGGAGTTCACATCATCGACCTCGTGCAGACCGCCGTCTGCATGAACAACGCCTACAAATGGACCCGCAGCGCGGCCCGTTCCGGCAAGCGTTTCCTGTTTGTCGGCACAAAGAAGCAAGCCTCTGAGGTGATCGCCCAGGAGGCCACCCGCTGCGGTGCCTCCTACGTGAACCAGCGTTGGCTGGGCGGCATGCTCACCAACTGGAGCACGATGCGCGCCCGCATCGACCGCCTCAAGGACCTCGAGCGCATGGAGTCCTCCGGCGCGATCGCCCTGAGGCCCAAGAAGGAAGCGGCCGTGCTGCGCCGCGAGCTCGAACGCCTCCAGAAGTACCTGGGCGGCCTCAAGAACATGCGCCGTCTGCCCGATGTGGTGGTGCTGGTGGACCAACGGCGTGAAACCAACGCTGTGCTCGAGGCCCGCAAGCTCGACATCCCCTTGGTGTCGATGCTCGACACCAACTGCGACCCCGATCTGGCCGACGTGCCCATCCCCTGCAACGACGACGCCGTGCGTTCGGTGCAACTGGTGCTCGGGCGCCTGGCGGACGCGATCAACGAGGGTCGCCATGGTGCCCAGGACCAACGTGGCGACGACGACGAAGGCTGA
- a CDS encoding glycosyltransferase family 2 protein, translating into MHISVVIPTYNRRPILEKCLRALEQQRLKAPIESYEVVLVDDGSTDDTIDWLERQAAAFPHVRLIRQDHGGPAEGRNRGVAHARGDVIVFIDSDLVVTADFLLAHAGALSKAWERQGNRLCFTYGAVINTSNFENPTAEPHKLSDLSWAYFATGNVAIDRTLLESTGLFDLGFRLYGWEDLELGERLRRQGVQLVRCPEAVGYHWHPALRLEQVGDLIRVERERAKMGLVFYRKHPTRRVRFIIQFTWLHRLLWEILTLGGLINERSLRPLLGWLIRHGHNALAMELLRLPLNRLGVRALFQEARAEGLR; encoded by the coding sequence ATGCACATCAGCGTCGTCATTCCCACCTACAACCGCAGGCCGATCCTTGAAAAGTGCCTGCGGGCCCTCGAGCAGCAGCGCCTGAAGGCTCCAATCGAGAGCTACGAGGTGGTGCTGGTCGACGACGGCTCCACCGACGACACGATCGACTGGCTAGAGCGGCAGGCGGCGGCCTTCCCCCACGTGCGCCTGATCCGGCAGGACCATGGCGGTCCGGCGGAGGGGCGCAACCGCGGCGTTGCCCATGCCAGGGGCGATGTGATCGTCTTCATCGACAGCGATCTGGTGGTCACAGCGGATTTCCTGCTGGCCCACGCCGGCGCCCTGAGCAAGGCCTGGGAGCGTCAGGGGAACCGCCTCTGCTTCACCTACGGCGCGGTGATCAACACCAGCAATTTCGAGAACCCCACCGCCGAACCCCACAAGCTCAGCGATCTCTCCTGGGCCTACTTCGCCACCGGCAACGTGGCCATCGACCGGACTTTGCTGGAGAGCACCGGCCTGTTCGATCTGGGCTTCCGGCTCTACGGCTGGGAAGACCTGGAATTGGGGGAGCGGCTCAGACGCCAGGGGGTGCAACTGGTGCGCTGCCCGGAGGCCGTTGGGTACCACTGGCACCCGGCCCTGCGGCTTGAGCAGGTGGGCGACCTGATTAGGGTGGAACGGGAGCGGGCCAAGATGGGCCTGGTCTTCTACCGCAAGCACCCCACCCGCCGGGTGCGCTTCATCATCCAGTTCACCTGGCTGCACAGGTTGCTCTGGGAGATCCTGACCCTGGGGGGCCTGATCAATGAGCGCAGCCTGCGTCCCCTGTTGGGCTGGTTGATCCGCCATGGCCATAACGCCCTGGCCATGGAGTTGCTGCGGCTGCCCCTCAACCGCCTTGGCGTGAGGGCCCTGTTTCAGGAAGCCCGGGCCGAGGGCCTGCGCTGA
- a CDS encoding DevA family ABC transporter ATP-binding protein: protein MVAAIDVKGLSHWFGEGVNQRQVLQSIDLRIEAGEVVLLTGPSGCGKTTLLTLVGALRQVQAGQVRVFDQELNGSSRSQRQLLRRHIGMIFQGHNLLRSLTAEQNVQMGSDLLPGLSYRARRDQAREWLRAVGLGDHLGKLPHDLSGGQKQRVAIARALATHPQLLLADEPTAALDKQTGREVVELLRRLAREQSCAVLMVTHDPRILDVADRLVQMEDGRLTLSSMALQAG from the coding sequence ATGGTTGCCGCCATCGATGTCAAAGGGTTGAGCCATTGGTTTGGCGAGGGGGTGAACCAGCGTCAGGTGCTGCAGTCGATTGATCTGCGCATCGAAGCCGGTGAGGTGGTGCTGCTCACAGGCCCCTCCGGCTGCGGCAAGACAACGCTGCTGACCCTGGTGGGGGCCCTCAGGCAGGTGCAGGCGGGCCAGGTGCGCGTGTTCGATCAGGAGCTCAACGGTTCCAGTCGCTCCCAGCGCCAGCTGCTTCGGCGCCACATCGGCATGATCTTCCAGGGACACAACCTGCTGCGCTCGCTCACCGCCGAGCAGAACGTGCAGATGGGCTCCGATCTCTTGCCGGGTCTGAGCTATCGCGCCCGCCGCGACCAGGCCCGGGAATGGTTGCGGGCCGTGGGCCTGGGGGATCACCTGGGCAAACTGCCCCACGATCTCTCCGGTGGGCAGAAGCAGCGGGTGGCGATCGCCCGGGCCCTGGCGACCCACCCCCAGTTGCTGCTGGCCGATGAGCCCACCGCCGCACTCGATAAACAGACGGGCCGCGAGGTGGTGGAACTTCTGCGTCGGCTGGCCCGGGAGCAGAGCTGCGCCGTGCTGATGGTCACCCATGACCCGCGCATCCTTGATGTGGCGGATCGGCTGGTGCAGATGGAGGATGGCCGGCTCACGCTCTCCTCCATGGCCCTTCAGGCCGGTTGA